Proteins encoded within one genomic window of Haladaptatus sp. QDMS2:
- the folD gene encoding bifunctional methylenetetrahydrofolate dehydrogenase/methenyltetrahydrofolate cyclohydrolase FolD translates to MTTIIDGKAVAAEIRADLAASIETLADAGVTPGLATVLMSDDGASETYVSMKQRACEEVGIDGIHVEIDPEAPAEELYQTIDDLNADPEVHGILVQLPVPDHVDKREVIRRIDPAKDVDGFHPENVGRLVAGDPLFKPCTPHGVQKLLEATDVDSEGKDVVIVGRSDIVGKPLANLLIQKAAGGNATVTVCHSRTKDLAAKTKQADIVIAAVGVPELIDGSMLKEGVTVIDVGVNRVDADTEKGYKLVGDVEFESAKEKAAAITPVPGGVGPMTIAMLLYNTVKSAGLTHDVTFDLP, encoded by the coding sequence ATGACCACGATCATCGACGGGAAAGCCGTCGCCGCGGAAATCCGCGCAGACCTCGCCGCGAGTATCGAGACACTCGCAGACGCCGGCGTCACGCCCGGCCTCGCCACGGTTCTCATGAGCGACGATGGCGCGAGCGAAACCTACGTCTCGATGAAACAGCGCGCCTGCGAGGAGGTCGGTATCGACGGCATCCACGTCGAAATCGACCCCGAAGCCCCCGCCGAGGAACTGTACCAGACCATCGACGACCTGAACGCAGACCCGGAGGTTCACGGCATCCTCGTCCAGTTGCCGGTTCCAGACCACGTGGACAAACGTGAGGTCATCCGCCGCATCGACCCCGCCAAGGACGTAGACGGTTTCCACCCCGAGAACGTCGGCCGACTCGTCGCTGGCGACCCGCTGTTCAAACCCTGCACGCCCCACGGCGTCCAGAAACTGCTCGAAGCCACGGACGTGGACTCGGAGGGCAAGGACGTTGTCATCGTCGGACGCTCGGACATTGTCGGCAAACCGCTCGCGAACCTCCTCATTCAGAAAGCTGCTGGCGGCAACGCCACGGTCACCGTCTGTCACTCGCGGACGAAGGACCTCGCGGCGAAGACCAAGCAGGCGGACATCGTCATCGCCGCGGTTGGCGTCCCAGAACTCATCGATGGGTCGATGCTCAAGGAGGGCGTCACCGTCATCGACGTCGGCGTGAACAGGGTGGATGCCGACACGGAGAAGGGTTACAAACTAGTCGGCGACGTCGAGTTCGAGAGCGCGAAGGAGAAGGCGGCAGCCATCACCCCCGTCCCAGGCGGCGTCGGACCGATGACGATTGCGATGTTGCTCTACAACACGGTCAAGAGTGCTGGACTCACACACGACGTGACGTTCGACCTGCCGTAG
- a CDS encoding TFIIB-type zinc ribbon-containing protein: MKVRGERECKRCGTQWSYYETGGIECPSCGSLESVGVADAKRHTASTANLDLTEARDLASRDDLRAATRTAKEVCRKYVHRHGFINGGDLLSLSDTYLAATELLHVSDIVGRSMDVADEAEFYFLSLLKGADIGERPAASDVPKTLTEARGLAYAEAVKAYRRDLGTYLDDHPDPAAQQVLSTLTEHVKRVRALEGDIDPDDAERLVAVANELHAYLTDGDEVALAAAQNRLENID, translated from the coding sequence ATGAAAGTACGCGGCGAGCGCGAGTGCAAACGGTGTGGCACCCAGTGGTCGTACTACGAGACGGGGGGCATCGAGTGTCCGTCGTGTGGCAGTCTCGAGAGCGTCGGCGTCGCAGATGCGAAGCGACACACGGCGAGCACGGCGAACCTCGACCTCACGGAGGCGAGAGACCTCGCCTCCCGAGACGACCTCCGCGCTGCCACGCGCACCGCGAAGGAGGTCTGTCGGAAGTACGTCCATCGCCACGGGTTCATCAACGGTGGCGACTTGCTCTCGCTCTCGGACACGTATCTCGCTGCCACGGAGCTCCTCCACGTCTCCGACATCGTGGGACGCTCGATGGACGTCGCTGACGAAGCGGAATTCTACTTTCTGTCGCTGCTCAAGGGCGCTGACATCGGCGAGCGCCCCGCAGCGTCCGACGTTCCAAAGACGCTCACCGAGGCTCGTGGCCTCGCCTACGCAGAGGCCGTAAAGGCCTACCGCCGAGACCTCGGTACCTATCTGGACGACCACCCCGACCCGGCGGCTCAACAGGTTCTCTCGACGCTCACAGAACACGTCAAGCGGGTTCGTGCGCTCGAAGGAGACATCGACCCCGACGACGCAGAGCGTCTCGTCGCCGTCGCAAACGAACTGCATGCGTACCTCACGGACGGCGACGAGGTGGCGCTCGCCGCGGCGCAAAATCGCCTCGAAAATATCGACTGA
- a CDS encoding zinc-binding dehydrogenase — protein sequence MRVAAFNELVGSDGVGIVERPSPVPGPGEALIDVEACAINRHDLWILEGDSAMVDADDLPFVSGLDVAGVVSKVGEGITSVEPGDRVVLCPNETCGTCQFCREGPENLCEQYSLYHGGLAEQALVEVDRLVELPDNVETATAAAIPTAYMTAFHMLKRAEVGPGDLVFIPGATGGVGVAGVQLAAIFGAQSIGTSSSQEKLDQLDELGLDHAIRGTDPEALESAVSAIGTPDAVLNHLGGPYTDLGLSVLRRGGRMVVCGRTAGNTSDIDIPDLFLGHKRVIGSTMGTQGDLERLVSLVAAGELEPEIDDTYPLAETGAAFAAMQNRNAVGKLVVTPE from the coding sequence ATGCGCGTTGCAGCATTCAATGAACTCGTCGGGTCGGACGGCGTGGGCATCGTCGAACGACCGTCTCCAGTCCCAGGACCGGGCGAAGCGCTCATCGACGTCGAAGCGTGCGCCATCAACCGCCACGACCTATGGATTCTCGAAGGTGACTCCGCGATGGTCGACGCCGACGACCTCCCATTCGTAAGCGGCCTCGACGTAGCCGGTGTCGTCAGTAAGGTTGGCGAGGGCATAACGAGCGTCGAACCCGGCGACCGCGTCGTCCTCTGCCCGAACGAAACCTGTGGGACGTGCCAGTTCTGCCGCGAGGGACCGGAAAACCTCTGTGAACAGTATTCGCTGTACCACGGTGGCCTGGCGGAACAGGCGCTCGTCGAGGTGGACCGACTCGTCGAACTGCCGGACAACGTGGAGACGGCGACGGCCGCCGCGATTCCGACCGCCTACATGACTGCTTTCCACATGCTCAAACGCGCCGAAGTCGGCCCCGGAGACCTCGTGTTCATCCCCGGTGCGACCGGCGGCGTCGGCGTCGCAGGCGTGCAACTCGCCGCAATCTTCGGCGCACAGTCTATCGGCACCTCCTCCTCACAGGAGAAACTCGACCAGTTGGACGAACTCGGACTCGACCACGCGATTCGGGGAACCGACCCCGAAGCACTCGAATCGGCCGTCTCGGCCATCGGCACGCCCGATGCCGTGTTGAACCACCTCGGCGGCCCCTACACCGACCTCGGCCTCTCCGTGCTCCGCCGGGGCGGCCGGATGGTCGTTTGTGGGCGAACGGCGGGGAACACCTCCGACATCGACATCCCTGACCTCTTTCTCGGACACAAGCGCGTCATCGGGAGCACGATGGGGACGCAGGGAGACCTCGAACGACTCGTTTCGCTCGTGGCCGCTGGCGAACTAGAACCGGAAATCGACGACACCTATCCACTTGCAGAAACCGGCGCAGCGTTCGCCGCGATGCAGAATCGGAATGCGGTCGGAAAACTGGTCGTCACGCCAGAATAA
- a CDS encoding YeeE/YedE family protein, whose product MYALQLAADLGSLFPRGIVPYALGGILIGVGVATIYLATGIHAGASTFLESSLSYVSDLQPFNRFDYVQSRDWRVVFTVGIVLGAAVYALLFQDGIWVTGVQWWRLLFGGVLIGIGTRLGKGCTSGHGVCGVGSRSRTSITNVTIFLLVAIAIAHLVQAVGVSPP is encoded by the coding sequence ATGTACGCACTTCAGCTCGCAGCAGACCTCGGCTCCCTCTTCCCGAGAGGCATCGTCCCCTACGCCCTCGGTGGCATCCTCATCGGTGTGGGCGTCGCCACCATCTACCTCGCGACCGGCATCCACGCCGGCGCGAGCACGTTCCTCGAATCGTCGCTGTCGTACGTCTCCGACCTGCAACCGTTCAACCGATTCGACTACGTCCAGTCGCGCGACTGGCGGGTCGTCTTCACGGTCGGAATCGTCCTCGGTGCGGCGGTCTATGCGCTGCTGTTTCAAGACGGCATCTGGGTCACGGGCGTCCAATGGTGGCGACTCCTCTTTGGCGGCGTGCTCATCGGCATCGGCACGCGCCTCGGCAAGGGCTGTACCTCCGGCCACGGCGTCTGCGGCGTCGGGTCGCGCTCACGGACCTCCATTACGAACGTCACCATCTTCCTGCTCGTGGCCATCGCCATCGCCCACCTCGTGCAGGCCGTGGGGGTGAGTCCGCCATGA
- a CDS encoding DUF6691 family protein, with product MSDERHPLFIPVIFVGGLVFGFGLALSNMAKPEVVLDFLLLDDFGLLFVMGGAAIVSGLTVVLAVQFLGNAPLTGRAYTRRVKDMDRDVVVGGTVFGVGWGLSGICPGAGYASLGIGNYPILLAFIGMFVGAYLQGYWKTIRSSEQPAGG from the coding sequence ATGAGCGACGAGCGTCACCCGCTGTTCATTCCCGTCATCTTCGTCGGCGGCCTCGTCTTCGGCTTCGGCCTCGCGCTCTCGAACATGGCGAAGCCCGAAGTCGTCCTCGACTTTCTCCTGCTCGACGACTTCGGCCTCCTGTTCGTGATGGGCGGGGCCGCCATCGTCTCCGGGCTAACCGTCGTTCTCGCCGTCCAGTTCCTGGGGAATGCCCCGCTCACCGGTCGAGCGTACACTCGCCGGGTGAAGGACATGGACCGCGACGTAGTCGTCGGTGGCACCGTCTTCGGCGTCGGCTGGGGCCTTTCTGGTATCTGCCCCGGCGCTGGCTACGCGAGTCTCGGTATCGGGAACTATCCCATCCTGCTGGCGTTCATCGGGATGTTCGTCGGCGCGTATCTCCAGGGCTACTGGAAGACGATTCGGAGCAGTGAGCAACCAGCGGGCGGGTAG
- a CDS encoding DUF1028 domain-containing protein, whose amino-acid sequence MTQPRPSTFSIVARDPDTNAVGVAVHSKFISVGSVVPFVSADAGAIATQSFANVAYGPEGLDLLREGQPAEAVVEQLTATDDEAESRQVGVVGQDGTVAAFTGGECFDYAGDLQGENYSVQGNILVSEETLTAMATVIEETGGGLPEKLLAALHAGNDAGGDKRGEQSAALYIAKPEGGYDGKNDRWVDVRVDDHETPIDELERIFRLYDITLLAREAPEETETLSGETARAVAETLADLDLYDGTPSETFGEPERKALERFRGMNNFENHDLVVIEDALARGWDKAGGEGETRLVDALWHGLSRLDRV is encoded by the coding sequence ATGACACAACCACGGCCGTCCACCTTCTCTATCGTCGCGCGCGACCCGGACACGAACGCGGTCGGGGTCGCCGTCCACTCGAAGTTCATCAGCGTCGGCTCCGTCGTCCCGTTCGTCAGCGCGGATGCTGGAGCGATCGCCACGCAGAGCTTTGCGAACGTCGCCTATGGACCCGAGGGCCTCGATTTGCTGCGTGAGGGGCAGCCAGCAGAAGCCGTCGTCGAGCAACTGACCGCGACCGACGACGAGGCTGAATCCCGGCAGGTGGGCGTCGTCGGACAGGACGGTACCGTGGCGGCGTTCACGGGCGGCGAGTGCTTCGACTACGCGGGCGATTTGCAGGGGGAGAACTACTCGGTGCAGGGGAACATTCTCGTGAGCGAGGAGACGCTGACCGCGATGGCCACGGTGATCGAGGAGACGGGGGGTGGCCTCCCGGAGAAACTGCTCGCCGCGCTGCACGCCGGGAACGACGCGGGCGGCGACAAGCGCGGCGAGCAGAGCGCCGCGCTGTACATCGCGAAGCCGGAAGGCGGCTACGACGGCAAGAACGACCGTTGGGTAGACGTGCGGGTGGACGACCACGAGACGCCAATCGACGAACTGGAGCGCATCTTCCGCCTGTACGACATCACGCTCCTCGCGCGGGAAGCGCCCGAAGAGACAGAGACACTGTCGGGCGAGACGGCCCGCGCCGTCGCCGAAACGCTTGCAGACCTCGACCTCTACGACGGAACGCCGAGCGAGACGTTCGGCGAACCCGAGCGCAAGGCACTCGAACGCTTCCGCGGCATGAACAACTTCGAGAATCACGACCTCGTCGTCATCGAAGACGCACTCGCTCGCGGCTGGGACAAGGCGGGCGGCGAAGGCGAGACGCGACTCGTGGACGCCCTCTGGCACGGGCTCTCTCGACTCGACCGCGTGTAG
- a CDS encoding amphi-Trp domain-containing protein has product MPEEVLFKSEQKQTREEIAAYLRTVADKLDAGEEFSLSAGGESVTMNPPARVTFEVKAERETSRGAKQGELSIEFELEWDEGATDEDSSLSIS; this is encoded by the coding sequence ATGCCAGAAGAAGTGCTGTTTAAGTCAGAACAGAAGCAGACCCGAGAAGAAATCGCGGCCTACCTGCGAACGGTGGCCGACAAACTCGATGCCGGTGAAGAGTTTTCGCTCAGCGCCGGTGGCGAGTCGGTTACGATGAACCCGCCCGCGCGGGTCACGTTCGAGGTGAAAGCAGAGCGTGAGACGTCTCGCGGCGCGAAGCAGGGCGAACTCAGTATCGAATTCGAACTCGAGTGGGACGAAGGCGCGACTGACGAAGACTCGTCACTCTCGATCTCGTAG
- a CDS encoding PadR family transcriptional regulator — MHDLTGFQRDLLYVIAGSEDPHGLAIKEELEEYYEKEIHHGRLYPNLDTLVDKGLVEKGQRDRRTNFYTLTRRGRREIDARADWEQRYVEE, encoded by the coding sequence ATGCACGATTTGACAGGATTCCAGCGAGACCTCCTCTACGTGATTGCAGGCAGCGAAGACCCCCACGGTCTCGCCATCAAAGAAGAGTTAGAAGAGTACTACGAAAAGGAGATTCACCACGGGCGCCTCTACCCGAACCTCGACACGCTCGTCGACAAGGGCCTCGTCGAGAAAGGGCAGCGCGACCGTCGAACCAACTTCTACACGCTGACCCGGCGCGGCCGCCGCGAAATCGACGCGCGTGCCGACTGGGAACAGCGCTACGTCGAAGAATAA
- a CDS encoding AI-2E family transporter, which yields MVASSVSRSRAAWWAVGAILGAALLFVLYSFIGTFVFGIFIYYATRPIYDRLKTRIYPRSLAAFVALFTLALPALLLLAYSVAIGLQEVNAIQDSVELGPLSTAVEPYLDVSSVVDDPVSYIESDTGIETLRGIMDQALDYTGFIGNLLLHLFVMIALAFYLLRDGHKLTRWCQSRFGDERGVLDSYLKNVDQDFHSIFFGNILNAVLTAIIAVLSYSVLDFISPPGLAIPYAALIGLLAGVASLIPVVGMKLVYFPVTAYLAVMTAVSEEPQFWFVVVFAAVSFVIVDTLPDFVLRPYVSGRNLHVGAVMFAYIFGPLLFSWYGIFLGPILLVLVVHFARIILPELISGTEIKPYAVDPTYLTDARKSKQPTTKADASTDGGTTSGQSTD from the coding sequence ATGGTCGCCTCGTCTGTCTCTCGTTCGCGGGCCGCCTGGTGGGCCGTCGGTGCCATCCTCGGGGCCGCGTTGCTGTTCGTCCTCTACTCGTTCATCGGGACGTTCGTCTTTGGCATCTTCATCTACTACGCGACCCGCCCCATCTACGACCGCCTCAAAACTCGCATCTATCCCCGGTCGCTCGCGGCATTCGTCGCGCTGTTCACCCTCGCGTTGCCGGCGTTGCTGTTGCTCGCGTATTCTGTCGCCATCGGTCTTCAGGAGGTGAACGCCATTCAGGATTCGGTGGAACTCGGCCCGCTATCTACGGCCGTCGAACCCTACCTGGACGTTTCGAGCGTGGTCGACGACCCCGTCAGCTACATCGAGAGCGACACTGGCATCGAAACGCTGCGAGGCATCATGGACCAGGCACTCGACTACACTGGATTCATCGGGAACCTGCTTCTCCATCTGTTCGTCATGATTGCGCTTGCCTTCTACCTGCTCCGAGACGGCCACAAACTCACGCGCTGGTGCCAATCTCGGTTCGGGGACGAACGTGGCGTCCTCGACTCCTACCTCAAGAACGTGGACCAAGACTTCCACAGCATCTTCTTCGGGAACATCCTTAACGCCGTGTTGACCGCCATCATCGCCGTCCTCTCCTACTCTGTCCTCGACTTCATCAGCCCGCCGGGCCTTGCCATCCCCTACGCCGCGCTCATCGGCCTGCTCGCGGGCGTGGCGAGTCTCATCCCCGTCGTGGGCATGAAGCTCGTCTACTTCCCGGTGACGGCCTATCTCGCGGTCATGACCGCCGTCTCTGAGGAACCGCAGTTCTGGTTCGTCGTCGTGTTCGCCGCAGTGTCGTTCGTCATCGTGGACACGCTTCCAGATTTCGTCCTGCGGCCCTACGTTTCCGGGCGCAACCTCCACGTCGGAGCCGTGATGTTCGCCTACATCTTCGGGCCGCTGCTGTTCAGCTGGTACGGCATCTTCCTCGGCCCCATCTTGCTCGTGCTCGTCGTCCACTTTGCGCGAATCATCCTCCCGGAACTCATCTCCGGGACTGAAATCAAACCCTACGCGGTGGACCCGACCTACCTCACCGACGCCCGCAAGTCGAAGCAACCAACCACAAAAGCGGACGCATCCACGGACGGCGGGACGACGTCTGGCCAGTCAACTGACTGA
- a CDS encoding MgtC/SapB family protein: MTDFVAQIGAAPLDSTVVRIALAGALGMFLGLEREWSQKSAGIRTFSLISLLAAVFTILDRELLLVVGGLLIIVQGVLLAVQGLRDEDKGLSLTTSTSMLVAYGVGSLVASGFIIEGVTVAVLSSLLLVLKRELHSFAWGLSREEVRSTSEFAILAFVIFPLLPSDPIGFDLNGTRIAAEPQVVWLMVVTVAGIGIANYAIVKSYGGRGIAVTGFFGGLASSTAVVGTMMDHVRQRPDAASYAVAAILLADAAMALRNLVIAIGFTLSADRVLVGAAVPLGAVILGSVLVAAYTADWSQKVEMKLDNPFSLRNALGFGAMFLVIIVAGGLAEAQFGTIGFYVTAILSGLVSSAGVTTSTVVLYRTGGLDYNTAIIAILLATASSIVVKAGLVAFGPSRKFAMRVGFWSGVLLVAATLMTALVTF, from the coding sequence GTGACCGATTTCGTCGCGCAGATTGGAGCTGCTCCACTCGACAGCACGGTGGTACGCATCGCGCTCGCCGGGGCGCTCGGCATGTTTCTCGGGTTGGAACGCGAGTGGTCTCAGAAGTCTGCCGGTATTCGCACGTTCTCACTGATTAGTTTGCTCGCTGCGGTGTTCACGATTCTCGACCGGGAACTCCTGCTCGTGGTCGGTGGCCTGCTCATCATCGTCCAGGGGGTCTTACTCGCGGTCCAGGGCCTACGGGACGAGGACAAGGGGCTTTCGCTCACCACCTCGACGTCGATGCTCGTCGCCTACGGCGTCGGGTCGCTCGTCGCGAGTGGCTTCATCATCGAAGGGGTGACGGTGGCCGTCCTCTCGTCGCTGTTGCTCGTGTTGAAGCGCGAACTCCACAGTTTCGCGTGGGGACTCTCCCGCGAAGAGGTTCGGTCCACTTCCGAGTTCGCCATCCTCGCGTTCGTCATCTTCCCGCTATTACCGAGCGACCCCATCGGCTTCGACCTCAACGGAACCCGCATCGCCGCGGAACCGCAAGTCGTCTGGCTGATGGTCGTCACCGTGGCCGGCATCGGCATTGCAAACTACGCCATCGTCAAGAGCTACGGCGGCCGTGGCATCGCAGTGACCGGATTTTTCGGCGGTCTCGCCTCCTCTACGGCCGTCGTCGGGACGATGATGGACCACGTACGCCAGCGCCCCGACGCCGCCTCCTACGCAGTGGCGGCCATCCTCCTCGCCGACGCCGCGATGGCGCTCAGGAATCTCGTCATTGCGATTGGCTTTACGCTCTCAGCGGACCGCGTCCTCGTGGGTGCGGCTGTGCCGCTTGGCGCGGTCATCCTCGGGAGTGTGCTCGTCGCCGCCTACACCGCAGACTGGTCGCAGAAAGTCGAAATGAAACTCGACAACCCGTTTTCCCTTCGCAACGCGCTCGGATTCGGCGCGATGTTCCTCGTCATCATCGTCGCCGGCGGCCTCGCCGAAGCACAGTTCGGCACCATCGGATTCTACGTCACGGCCATCCTCTCTGGGCTCGTCTCCAGTGCGGGTGTCACGACGTCGACGGTGGTGCTGTACCGGACCGGCGGCCTCGACTACAATACCGCGATTATCGCGATTCTGCTCGCGACGGCGTCGAGTATCGTCGTGAAGGCCGGACTCGTCGCCTTCGGGCCGAGTCGAAAGTTCGCGATGCGCGTCGGCTTCTGGAGTGGCGTCCTACTCGTCGCGGCGACGCTCATGACCGCGCTCGTGACGTTCTAA
- a CDS encoding aspartate aminotransferase family protein: protein MDRETARPQVRDLPGKRAQQWVKYHQQTAAPSTYVYDFVWDITAEAEGPFCTDVDGNVLMDFTSHVGAAPLGYNNPKIMDKLERFDLVDPMKIAGQDFYVAGSGTPDDPQIPGPAVLMDKLTELTAHYDMDTVFLSNSGAEAVENAIKICYDNSGGAKYGLTFQGAFHGRTLGALSLNRSKEVYRRHYPEVAGIHDAPFCSDRSCTADTCDCGFFTDDTSSLRRRLHPKKGHINPEEVAYLIMEPVQGEGGYNIPSEAFMQEIADVCAEYDITLIADEIQSGIGRTGKLWASDHYPITPDVITCAKGLRVGATVSRSDVFPAEKGRISSTWGAGDILGSMQGALTLDAIEQYDLLDNATARGEQLKEHFADAANEKVVDVRGLGLMLAVELDTRDRRDAVIKEALKRGLLILGCGYKTIRLLPPLDVTEREMALAADLLLEAIDAA from the coding sequence ATGGACCGAGAGACTGCTCGACCACAGGTCCGCGATTTGCCCGGGAAACGCGCCCAGCAATGGGTTAAATACCACCAGCAAACGGCGGCGCCGAGTACGTACGTCTACGATTTTGTCTGGGATATCACTGCGGAGGCAGAAGGGCCCTTCTGTACCGACGTCGACGGCAACGTTCTCATGGACTTCACGAGTCACGTCGGGGCCGCCCCGCTCGGGTACAACAACCCGAAGATTATGGACAAACTCGAGCGATTCGACCTGGTAGACCCGATGAAAATCGCCGGGCAAGACTTCTACGTCGCCGGGAGCGGAACGCCCGACGACCCACAGATTCCCGGGCCAGCGGTGCTCATGGACAAGTTGACCGAATTGACCGCCCACTACGACATGGACACCGTGTTCCTCTCGAACAGCGGGGCGGAGGCCGTCGAAAACGCCATCAAAATCTGCTACGACAACAGCGGCGGCGCGAAATACGGGCTCACCTTCCAGGGAGCGTTCCACGGGCGCACCCTCGGCGCACTCTCGCTCAACCGGTCGAAGGAGGTCTATCGCCGCCACTACCCAGAGGTTGCGGGCATCCACGACGCACCGTTCTGTTCTGACCGCAGTTGCACGGCGGACACCTGCGATTGTGGCTTCTTCACCGACGACACCTCCTCGCTGCGTCGTCGCCTCCACCCCAAGAAAGGGCACATCAACCCCGAAGAGGTTGCCTACCTGATTATGGAACCCGTCCAGGGTGAGGGTGGCTACAACATCCCGAGCGAGGCGTTCATGCAGGAAATCGCAGACGTCTGTGCGGAGTACGACATCACGCTCATCGCAGACGAAATCCAGTCAGGGATTGGCCGCACCGGGAAACTGTGGGCGTCTGACCACTATCCCATCACGCCCGACGTCATCACCTGCGCGAAGGGGCTTCGCGTCGGTGCCACCGTCTCGCGCTCCGACGTGTTCCCGGCGGAGAAAGGTCGCATTTCATCGACCTGGGGAGCGGGCGACATTCTCGGCTCGATGCAGGGCGCACTCACACTCGACGCCATCGAGCAGTACGACCTGCTCGACAACGCCACCGCGCGCGGCGAACAGTTGAAAGAACACTTCGCCGACGCGGCCAACGAGAAGGTGGTTGACGTGCGCGGACTCGGCCTGATGCTCGCCGTCGAACTCGATACCCGGGACCGCCGCGACGCCGTGATTAAGGAGGCGTTGAAACGCGGCCTGCTCATCCTCGGCTGTGGGTACAAGACCATCCGTCTGCTCCCGCCACTCGACGTGACCGAGCGCGAGATGGCGCTCGCCGCGGACCTCCTGCTCGAGGCAATCGACGCGGCCTAA
- a CDS encoding transcriptional regulator, translating to MVHTCRNCKRTFTSKLDLQLHQDNCSDAQLFCSQCGERFAERRATKDGWYYRCPTEDCEGEEIGEDLHYVSDMMVVR from the coding sequence ATGGTTCACACGTGCCGAAATTGCAAGCGGACGTTCACCAGCAAACTGGACCTGCAGCTCCACCAGGACAACTGCTCTGACGCGCAGTTGTTCTGTTCCCAGTGCGGTGAGCGCTTCGCCGAGCGACGTGCAACAAAAGATGGGTGGTACTATCGATGCCCGACAGAGGACTGTGAGGGTGAGGAGATCGGCGAAGATCTCCACTACGTATCCGACATGATGGTCGTACGATAA
- a CDS encoding ABC transporter ATP-binding protein translates to MIRVRDLRKEYAGFVAVEGSDFSVEPGEVFGIIGPNGAGKTTTLKMLAGLLEPTSGSATVAGMQANDPAMRRRLGYLPEESPLYEEMTPNSYLRFFADLYDVPRDVANERIAETLDALDLNYRDRRLGDMSKGMRRKVAIARSLVNDPDVLIYDEPASGLDPLTTNYVLEFTRDLSEQGKTVVFSAHNLYHVESICDHLVIMNKGRIVARGSVAEIREQHGKTAYHVYTSVPVPDSEPDGNRHLTVVDSMAAVDEIRQEAQAQGGEILDLRTEEPSLEDIFLTLAKREPPS, encoded by the coding sequence ATGATACGGGTCCGTGACCTCAGGAAAGAATACGCCGGATTCGTTGCTGTCGAGGGAAGCGACTTTTCGGTCGAACCAGGAGAGGTGTTCGGCATCATCGGCCCGAACGGTGCAGGGAAGACCACGACGCTCAAGATGCTCGCCGGGCTGCTCGAACCGACCAGCGGCAGCGCCACCGTCGCGGGAATGCAGGCGAACGACCCGGCGATGCGGCGTCGACTCGGCTACCTGCCTGAGGAGTCGCCGCTCTACGAGGAGATGACGCCGAACTCCTATCTTCGATTCTTCGCGGACCTCTACGACGTGCCCCGCGACGTGGCGAACGAGCGCATCGCCGAGACGCTCGACGCCCTCGACTTGAACTACCGCGACCGCCGACTCGGCGATATGTCGAAGGGGATGCGCCGGAAGGTAGCCATCGCCCGCTCGCTCGTGAACGACCCGGACGTGCTCATCTACGACGAACCGGCGAGCGGGCTCGACCCGCTCACGACGAACTACGTCCTCGAATTCACCCGCGACCTGAGCGAACAGGGGAAGACGGTCGTCTTCAGCGCGCACAACCTCTATCACGTCGAAAGCATCTGCGACCACCTCGTCATCATGAACAAGGGGCGCATCGTGGCGCGAGGGTCTGTCGCGGAGATTCGCGAGCAACACGGCAAGACCGCGTATCACGTCTACACCTCCGTCCCGGTCCCCGACTCGGAACCAGATGGAAACCGTCACCTGACCGTCGTGGACAGCATGGCCGCAGTCGACGAGATTCGACAGGAAGCACAGGCCCAAGGCGGCGAGATACTCGACCTGCGAACCGAGGAACCGAGCCTCGAAGACATCTTCCTCACGCTGGCAAAGCGGGAGCCACCGTCGTGA